Genomic window (Armatimonadia bacterium):
GGGCAGGACGCTCGCGGCCGACCCGGGTTCCGCCTCCTGCGCCCAAAGTGGGTAAGGCCAAGACGGGCGCGTCGTTGACGCTGCCGGTCAGCCATGACTATAATGCCTGCGATCCCATTATGGCCAGTCTCCGATTCCTCTGCGCGAGTCTCCTACTGCTGACTCACTTCGCCGGGGCCCAGGCTCTTGCACCCTATGAGCCCGCCAACGGCTGCTACCTTGGCGCCTACATAGAGAAGGACCCGAGGGCTGCCGACGATATCGCGGTCTTCGAGGCGCTGACCAATAAGAAGCATGCCTCGTACTTCCATTACGTGGGGTACGGCCAGCCCTTCCCCTTCGAGTGGGCCAACAAGCTGAAGGCCGTCGGGGCAATGCCGCACATCGCCTGGGAGCCGAATGATGGTCTGGGCGAGATTCGCGACGACGCCTACCTGCAAGGTTGGGCGCAGGCCTGTGCACACTACCAGGCACCGATCCTGCTGCGGTTTGCCTCGGAGATGAACGGCGACTGGGAAGCCTACTCCGGCGACCCCGACCTGTACATCCGCAAGTGGCGTCTGGTCTACAGCGTGATTCACTCCGTGGCGCCGAATGTGATCATGTGCTGGTGCCCCTTCGCGACGCCGAAGAGCACGATCCCGCTCTACTACCCGGGAGACGCCTACGTGGACTGGGTTGGGGTCAACGCCTACAGTGTGATGTACAACGAAGGCAACCTCAACAAGCGCGCGGTCGACAACGCGGTGCAGCACCTGGAGTTCATCTACAACCTGTACGCCGACCGCAAGCCGATTGCCGTCTGCGAGTACGCCGCGACGCACCACTGCGGCGCGCTCAACAAGCCCACGGTCGATTTCGCGGTGCGCGAGATGCGGAGGATGTACGAGACCATTGAGACGCGCTTTCCGCGGGTGCGCATGATCAACTGGTTCTCGGTGGACACCCTCAGAGAGAACCTGGCGCACAACGACTATGCGCTCACCAATGACGAGGAGGTGCTGGCCGCCTACCGGCAGGTCATTGCCTCGCCGCACTTCCTCAGTCGCGTCGAAGCTACGCAGGCCGTCGTTGCGGGAGCCGGAGGTCTGGCACTGCCTGGAACGGCCGGAGCACCCGGCGCCGCTCTCCTGACGCCGCTGGCCACTCCGGGAGCCGCTCCGACTGGGACCTTGCCGGCGCCCAGTGGTCCGCTGACACCAGTGGGGCCGCTGACCCCGATAGGACCGGTTACGCCGGCGACCACTGCGGAACCGAGCGTCCACACCTCAGTGCCACTGGCGCTGTCTGAGCTGGCCTCGCCGCCCGCCCGAGGTGTCGCGTTGGTGGTCGAGGGCGCACCACCTGCGGCCCTGGCAGGTCGCGTCAACATCGAGGCGGTCCTGGGCAGCGGTCTCCAGCCGGACCGCGTCAGTCTGATGCTCGACGGCCAGGTTCGCTCGGCCTCCAACGCTCCGCCCTA
Coding sequences:
- a CDS encoding glycosyl hydrolase — protein: MLGQDDLHSGGFLSVVAAAPLTAPHPCLRHLLSTRWRGEGNGNENGNDKGNDKGNDTSVSKDCWARAGRSRPTRVPPPAPKVGKAKTGASLTLPVSHDYNACDPIMASLRFLCASLLLLTHFAGAQALAPYEPANGCYLGAYIEKDPRAADDIAVFEALTNKKHASYFHYVGYGQPFPFEWANKLKAVGAMPHIAWEPNDGLGEIRDDAYLQGWAQACAHYQAPILLRFASEMNGDWEAYSGDPDLYIRKWRLVYSVIHSVAPNVIMCWCPFATPKSTIPLYYPGDAYVDWVGVNAYSVMYNEGNLNKRAVDNAVQHLEFIYNLYADRKPIAVCEYAATHHCGALNKPTVDFAVREMRRMYETIETRFPRVRMINWFSVDTLRENLAHNDYALTNDEEVLAAYRQVIASPHFLSRVEATQAVVAGAGGLALPGTAGAPGAALLTPLATPGAAPTGTLPAPSGPLTPVGPLTPIGPVTPATTAEPSVHTSVPLALSELASPPARGVALVVEGAPPAALAGRVNIEAVLGSGLQPDRVSLMLDGQVRSASNAPPYFFPWNTERATVGEHRVRVIVRSELGEVLAEAEAAVVVAPRP